One Saccharomyces kudriavzevii IFO 1802 strain IFO1802 genome assembly, chromosome: 7 DNA segment encodes these proteins:
- the DST1 gene encoding transcription elongation factor DST1 (similar to Saccharomyces cerevisiae DST1 (YGL043W); ancestral locus Anc_4.67) encodes MDSKEVLVHVKNLEKNRSNDAAVLQILHDLDKEFVPTEKLLRETKVGVEVNKFKKSTNLEISRLVKKMISSWKDAINKNKRSRQVQQHHQEHAPANADNKAGVNGSVNGVEQASSSQSDATKQDKYVSTKPRNSKNDGVDTAIYHHKLRDQVLKALYDVLAKESEHPPQSILHTARAIESEMNKVNNCDASEAAYKARYRVIYSNIISKNNPDLKHKIANGDITPEFLATCDAKDLAPAPLKQKIEEISKQNLYNAQGATIERSVTDRFTCGKCKEKKVSYYQLQTRSADEPLTTFCTCEACGNRWKFS; translated from the coding sequence ATGGATAGTAAGGAGGTATTGGTGCACGTTAAGAACCTAGAGAAGAACAGGAGTAATGACGCCGCAGTTCTGCAAATTTTGCATGACTTGGATAAAGAGTTTGTTCCCACTGAAAAGCTATTGAGAGAAACAAAAGTTGGCGTGGAAGTCAACAAGTTTAAAAAGTCAACTAATCTCGAGATCAGCAGACTcgtgaagaagatgattaGCTCTTGGAAAGATGCaatcaacaaaaataagCGTTCTAGACAGGTACAGCAACACCATCAGGAGCATGCACCAGCTAATGCGGATAATAAGGCAGGTGTGAATGGCTCTGTGAATGGTGTAGAACAAGCTTCCTCTTCTCAGTCAGATGCCACGAAACAAGACAAATACGTCAGCACTAAGCCGAGGAACAGCAAAAATGATGGTGTGGATACAGCTATATACCACCATAAATTACGTGATCAGGTACTAAAGGCGCTTTACGATGTATTGGCCAAAGAAAGTGAGCACCCTCCTCAGTCCATTTTACATACTGCAAGGGCTATAGAAAGTGAAATGAACAAAGTTAACAATTGTGACGCTAGCGAAGCCGCATATAAGGCCAGGTACCGTGtaatttattcaaatatCATATCAAAGAATAATCCGGATCTTAAACACAAAATTGCCAATGGCGATATAACGCCTGAGTTCTTGGCTACATGCGATGCCAAGGATTTAGCCCCAGCGCCCCTAAAACAAAAGATAGAAGAAATCTCTAAACAAAACTTATACAACGCGCAAGGTGCCACCATAGAAAGGTCAGTCACTGACAGATTTACATGTGGTAAATGTAAAGAGAAGAAGGTATCTTACTACCAATTGCAAACGAGATCTGCGGATGAACCTTTAACAACTTTCTGTACTTGTGAAGCATGTGGTAATAGATGGAAATTTTCTTAG
- the ALG13 gene encoding N-acetylglucosaminyldiphosphodolichol N-acetylglucosaminyltransferase catalytic subunit ALG13 (similar to Saccharomyces cerevisiae ALG13 (YGL047W); ancestral locus Anc_4.58): MCTVEKKTIFVTCGATIPFPKLVSCVLSKGFCQELIQYGFARLIIQYGKNYGAEFEHLVQEHGGERDSKNIPIEEFGCGNTPQRYALIDGKLEVIGFDFSTKVQSIIRDLSDLVISHAGTGSILDSLRLNKPLLICVNDSLMDNHQQQIADKFVELGYVWSCAPTESGLIAGLRASQTEKLEPFPVSHNSSFERLLSDIIYT; the protein is encoded by the coding sequence ATGTGTACTGTAGAAAAGAAGACTATTTTCGTTACATGTGGCGCGACGATACCGTTTCCAAAGCTCGTTTCGTGTGTGTTGAGCAAAGGATTCTGCCAAGAATTGATTCAGTATGGGTTTGCGCGTCTTATCATTCAGTATGGGAAAAACTACGGTGCTGAATTTGAGCATCTAGTGCAAGAACATGGAGGCGAAAGAGACAGTAAGAATATTCCCATTGAGGAATTTGGCTGTGGTAACACGCCGCAGCGATATGCCTTGATAGACGGGAAATTAGAAGTGATTGGGTTCGACTTCTCAACCAAAGTGCAAAGCATCATAAGAGATTTATCAGACTTGGTCATATCACATGCCGGAACGGGGTCGATACTGGATTCTCTTCGGTTGAACAAGCCGTTGTTAATTTGCGTTAACGATTCTTTGATGGATAACCACCAGCAGCAGATTGCGGATAAGTTTGTGGAATTGGGCTATGTATGGTCTTGTGCACCCACAGAATCAGGCTTGATAGCCGGTTTACGCGCATCTCAAACGGAGAAACTCGAACCTTTCCCCGTTTCCCATAATTCGTCGTTCGAACGACTCTTAAGTGACATAATATATACTTAG
- the RNA15 gene encoding Rna15p (similar to Saccharomyces cerevisiae RNA15 (YGL044C); ancestral locus Anc_4.66), whose protein sequence is MNRQSGMNAGVQNNPPSRVVYLGSIPYDQTEEQILDLCSNVGPVINLKMMFDPQTGRSKGYAFIEFRDLESSASAVRNLNGYQLGSRFLKCGYSSNSDISGVSQQQQQYNVSNGNNNNNNGNNNNNNNNNNNNNNSNNNNNNTNNNNNNNGTDFQSSGNANFLNLKFPELPSGIDVNINMTTPAMMISSELAKKPKEVQLKFLQKFQDWTRTHPEDAVSLLELCPQLSFVTAELLLTNGICKVDDLIPLASRPQEEASPTNSSSLNEVVDPAALNKQKDLLKQVLQLNDSQIAILPDDERMAIWDLKQKALRGEFGAF, encoded by the coding sequence ATGAATAGACAGAGCGGTATGAATGCAGGCGTGCAGAACAATCCACCCTCCCGAGTGGTGTATCTGGGGTCGATACCATATGATCAAACAGAAGAGCAGATCCTTGATTTGTGCAGTAATGTGGGGCCCGTGATCAATTTAAAAATGATGTTTGACCCTCAAACCGGCAGATCGAAAGGATATGCgttcatcgaatttaggGATCTGGAATCAAGTGCCAGTGCAGTACGTAATTTGAACGGCTACCAACTAGGCTCcagatttttgaaatgcGGCTACTCCAGTAATAGTGATATATCGGGTGTTTcacagcagcaacaacagtaTAACGTCAGTAATGGgaataacaacaataataatggaaataataacaataacaataacaataacaataacaataataatagtaataataataataataatactaataacaataataacaataatggCACCGATTTTCAAAGCAGCGGAAATGCAAATTTCCTGAACCTGAAATTTCCTGAATTACCATCAGGTATCGATGTCAACATAAACATGACCACTCCTGCTATGATGATATCTAGCGAACTGGCCAAAAAACCCAAAGAAGTACAGTTGAAATTTCTACAAAAATTCCAAGATTGGACAAGAACGCATCCCGAAGACGCTGTTTCTCTATTAGAACTATGTCCACAGCTGAGTTTTGTTACAGCGGAGCTACTGCTAACCAACGGGATATGTAAAGTGGATGATTTGATTCCGTTAGCTTCCAGGCCGCAGGAAGAGGCGTCCCCTACAAATAGCAGCAGTCTCAACGAGGTGGTGGACCCAGCTGCGCTCAACAAGCAGAAAGACCTATTAAAGCAAGTATTGCAATTGAACGACAGTCAAATTGCTATTTTGCCCGACGATGAAAGGATGGCCATTTGGGATCTCAAACAAAAGGCCTTGAGGGGAGAATTTGGTGCATTCTGA
- the RIM8 gene encoding Rim8p (similar to Saccharomyces cerevisiae RIM8 (YGL045W); ancestral locus Anc_4.62) gives MSLLRLWNKEPKASSKKKSHGSIVGSYGNSMLAHNNVKQFRMDINELHRVWKPNENIIGEAVIDIKRDITNVAIKLSLVCEVRVKTGNSPTSKNKRIEKVLEKSTFLYGQDYVKADSSAKEKKPSTDKSTVFNGLSKGEHRFPFRIKIPRGKGMLSSIKFERGSITYFLTCALESLDKINALKKPEAKCEHEFSVVVPLDVSRLPKPKTKTVVLQSASMVQNRRGKSTEDGSSSYTQLTQKSNASNSSGSSVNSKTSPLPNKTVTISVDIPQAGFMIGEIVPIDVRIDHYKPFYAPAGLTTTLVRICRVGGAGKDDPMETFRKDICQSISPIYINPETLQFQSRVYLKVPLDAFSTLTTVNKFFSFQYYIEVMVNLSKKNVVYTESNRIIGTPIEEQNGLGVENNINRIQRKMLRMVNPETLENDSEGYESSIFFKDMVNVEKLKRLRNVTGMSIETVIGTTRSEVQQYETNFPRETLTTAPQSPALDLRDWLAPLNAYAGDGVPVPEYSPNDKVNVPSEDKQELEQKRLKQLESDPPPCDDY, from the coding sequence ATGTCCCTACTGAGGCTGTGGAACAAAGAACCGAAAGcatcttccaagaaaaagagccACGGTAGTATTGTTGGCAGCTACGGCAACAGCATGCTGGCCCATAACAACGTCAAGCAATTCCGCATGGACATAAACGAGCTGCATAGAGTCTGGAAACCCAACGAAAACATAATCGGGGAAGCAGTCATCGATATCAAAAGAGACATAACCAACGTAGCCATCAAGTTATCGCTAGTGTGCGAAGTACGCGTGAAAACAGGAAACAGCCCCACttccaagaataaaagaatcGAGAAGGTCTTGGAGAAGTCAACGTTTCTTTATGGACAGGACTACGTCAAGGCAGATTCTTCGgccaaggaaaagaaacccTCCACCGACAAATCAACCGTTTTCAACGGTTTAAGCAAGGGCGAGCATAGGTTTCCCTTTAGGATAAAAATACCAAGAGGCAAGGGAATGTTGAGTTCTATAAAATTTGAGAGAGGCTCGATTACATATTTCCTCACGTGCGCCTTGGAGTCTCTCGATAAAATCAACGCATTAAAGAAGCCGGAAGCAAAATGTGAACACGAGTTTTCAGTGGTAGTGCCGTTGGACGTATCGAGACTGCCCAAGCCAAAGACCAAAACAGTCGTGCTGCAGTCGGCATCCATGGTACAAAATAGAAGAGGGAAATCCACAGAGGACGGTTCTTCTTCATACACGCAACTAACTCAAAAGTCTAACGCTTCCAATTCCTCCGGCAGTTCTGTAAACTCCAAAACATCACCTCTACCAAATAAAACAGTAACTATATCCGTGGACATACCCCAAGCTGGGTTCATGATTGGCGAGATCGTCCCTATAGACGTGAGGATTGACCACTACAAACCTTTCTATGCTCCTGCGGGGCTCACCACCACTTTAGTCAGAATATGTAGAGTGGGCGGTGCAGGCAAAGATGACCCCATGGAAACTTTCAGGAAGGATATCTGCCAAAGTATCTCCCCCATATACATCAACCCTGAAACGTTGCAGTTTCAGTCTAGAGTCTATCTGAAAGTTCCCCTAGATGCATTTTCCACGCTTACAACCGTGAATAAATTCTTCTCCTTTCAATACTACATCGAAGTCATGGTCAATTTATCCAAGAAGAACGTGGTTTACACAGAATCCAATAGAATAATAGGAACCCCCATCGAAGAACAAAACGGCTTGGGCGTGGAAAACAACATCAACCGCATTCAGAGGAAAATGCTGCGTATGGTAAATCCGGAAACTTTGGAAAACGACTCCGAGGGCTATGAATCCAGtatattcttcaaagatatgGTAAACGTGGAAAAGCTGAAGAGGCTAAGAAACGTCACGGGCATGTCCATAGAGACCGTCATAGGAACAACAAGATCTGAAGTGCAACAGTACGAAACAAACTTCCCTCGTGAAACCTTAACTACGGCTCCGCAGAGTCCAGCATTGGATTTAAGAGATTGGCTAGCTCCATTGAATGCATATGCAGGTGATGGTGTTCCTGTTCCAGAGTATTCCCCAAATGATAAAGTTAACGTACCGTCGGAAGACAAACAAGAACTTGAACAGAAAAGACTGAAACAGTTAGAAAGTGATCCCCCTCCTTGTGATGACTATTAG